The Sphingobacterium bambusae genome includes a window with the following:
- a CDS encoding phosphoenolpyruvate carboxylase, producing MKISQKQSVFHNEVLTRFDLYKSLFLTLPFQRVKHTGTILPFFSTHCEKGVDEHLTPEDIIESFFGQYEQYVQEEDRIDFLFRIVQYIERQVVLFDAVEDSAFQSVGKTDESGILHGLFQRAQENPELKKEIVNKLRDFSVRLVLTAHPTQFYPGPVLAIITDLIDALKRNDVPNIQSLLQQLGKTPFINKEKPTPVDEAASLAWFLENVFYKVASEIQSKIDSELEVPIEDVKQLIELGFWPGGDRDGNPNVDAESTKKVANMLRTILFRCYYRDFRMVRRRITFRGVEKYLDVLQNLFYDNSFNPVENPVDETATILENLNAVKDVLNTRHNGLFVELVEDLIRKVITFGCYFTTLDIRQDSSILRNTFNYLVERYPETAVDLDRIKDSEDEKEKSIPFSELSLGFDADADKLVIDTLQVIDLLKSIQQSGSERAAQRFIISNCQQASDILGLMQLFLWSGWKKEALTIDFVPLFETVDDLSRAADVMRSLYDNEVYAKHIQKRGNKQTIMLGFSDSTKDGGYLMANWSIYKAKIELTAIAREYDVDLVFFDGRGGPPARGGGKTQKFYASMGKEIANEHIQLTIQGQTISSQYGSLETAQHNIELLLQAGIISEIQQKDGDTLTTKQKEVIDQMAHESHGKFMALRKHPLFLKYLETLSPLKQLSEVNISSRPVKRNSGKELRLEDLRAISFVTSWSQLKQNIPGFYGVGTALRWAEENNLWSYVKNLYESSGMFKTIIDNCMMSMTKSNFDITAYMQYDDTFAEFWSMLKEEYELTKSYVLKLSNSSALMEHYPIERASIMAREKIILPLLTIQHYAIRALRDKELPEEKEAIYRKLIARTIYGVVNAGRNLA from the coding sequence ATGAAAATCAGTCAAAAACAATCCGTTTTTCACAACGAAGTACTAACACGCTTTGACTTATACAAAAGTTTGTTTTTAACCTTGCCCTTTCAGCGGGTAAAGCATACCGGAACAATTCTACCTTTCTTTTCCACACACTGTGAAAAGGGAGTGGATGAGCATCTAACGCCAGAAGACATTATCGAGAGTTTCTTTGGTCAGTACGAGCAATATGTGCAGGAAGAGGATCGAATCGACTTTCTATTCCGTATTGTGCAATACATCGAAAGACAGGTGGTGCTTTTTGATGCTGTCGAGGATTCTGCATTTCAGAGCGTAGGGAAGACGGATGAGTCTGGTATATTGCACGGCCTTTTTCAGCGAGCACAGGAAAATCCTGAACTGAAAAAGGAAATTGTCAATAAGTTGCGTGACTTCTCGGTACGTTTGGTACTAACGGCGCATCCGACACAATTCTATCCAGGCCCTGTGTTGGCGATCATTACAGATCTTATCGATGCTTTAAAGAGAAATGATGTGCCCAACATTCAATCTTTATTGCAACAGTTAGGAAAAACACCTTTTATCAATAAGGAGAAACCTACTCCTGTAGATGAGGCCGCTAGTTTAGCTTGGTTTTTGGAAAATGTATTCTATAAGGTGGCATCCGAGATCCAATCCAAGATCGATAGTGAATTGGAGGTGCCAATTGAAGACGTAAAACAGCTTATCGAGTTAGGTTTTTGGCCGGGAGGCGATCGTGATGGAAATCCGAATGTGGACGCCGAGAGTACCAAAAAAGTTGCCAATATGCTACGCACGATCTTGTTTCGTTGCTACTACCGCGATTTCCGTATGGTTAGAAGGCGCATCACCTTCCGTGGTGTGGAGAAATATTTAGATGTATTGCAAAATCTGTTTTATGATAACAGCTTTAATCCGGTAGAAAATCCCGTTGATGAAACAGCGACCATATTGGAGAACCTCAACGCCGTTAAAGATGTGTTGAATACCCGGCATAATGGTCTTTTTGTCGAGCTCGTCGAAGATTTGATACGTAAGGTCATCACCTTTGGTTGTTATTTTACCACCCTTGATATCCGTCAAGATAGCAGTATCTTACGCAATACCTTCAATTACTTGGTGGAGCGTTATCCGGAAACGGCAGTAGATTTAGATCGCATAAAAGACTCGGAAGATGAGAAAGAGAAGAGTATTCCTTTTTCGGAATTGAGCCTAGGCTTTGATGCGGACGCTGATAAATTGGTGATTGATACCTTGCAGGTGATCGACCTTTTGAAATCCATACAACAAAGTGGAAGCGAGCGAGCGGCACAGCGTTTCATTATCAGTAATTGCCAACAGGCTTCCGATATTTTGGGCTTGATGCAACTTTTCTTGTGGTCTGGTTGGAAGAAAGAGGCGTTGACGATCGATTTTGTGCCGCTTTTTGAAACGGTGGATGATCTTTCGCGTGCCGCAGACGTGATGCGCAGCCTGTATGATAATGAGGTTTATGCCAAGCATATACAAAAGCGAGGCAATAAGCAGACCATCATGTTGGGCTTCTCCGATAGCACCAAAGATGGTGGCTACCTGATGGCCAATTGGTCTATCTACAAAGCCAAGATCGAGCTGACCGCCATTGCGCGCGAATACGATGTAGATCTGGTCTTTTTTGATGGCAGGGGAGGCCCTCCAGCACGTGGTGGTGGAAAGACACAGAAATTCTACGCTTCGATGGGCAAAGAGATTGCCAACGAACATATTCAGTTGACCATTCAAGGGCAGACGATCAGTAGCCAGTATGGATCTTTAGAAACAGCCCAACATAATATCGAGTTGTTGTTGCAGGCAGGAATTATTTCGGAAATCCAGCAGAAAGATGGCGATACCTTGACCACGAAACAGAAGGAAGTGATCGACCAGATGGCACACGAGAGCCATGGTAAATTTATGGCGCTGCGGAAACATCCGCTGTTCTTAAAATATTTGGAGACGTTAAGCCCGTTGAAGCAATTGTCCGAGGTTAACATCAGTAGCCGTCCGGTGAAGCGTAACTCCGGTAAGGAGCTTCGCTTGGAGGATCTTCGGGCGATCAGTTTCGTGACATCGTGGAGCCAGCTGAAGCAGAATATTCCGGGCTTTTATGGTGTAGGAACAGCTTTGCGTTGGGCAGAGGAAAATAATTTATGGTCTTACGTAAAGAACCTTTACGAAAGCTCGGGGATGTTCAAGACAATCATCGATAACTGTATGATGTCGATGACGAAGTCGAACTTTGATATCACGGCCTATATGCAGTATGACGATACCTTTGCCGAGTTTTGGTCGATGCTGAAAGAGGAATACGAGTTAACAAAATCGTATGTATTGAAACTGAGTAACTCTTCGGCCCTCATGGAGCACTATCCGATTGAAAGAGCGTCGATTATGGCCAGAGAGAAAATTATACTGCCCTTGTTGACGATACAGCATTATGCTATACGTGCTTTACGTGATAAAGAACTGCCGGAAGAAAAAGAAGCTATCTACAGAAAGTTAATCGCTCGTACCATTTATGGCGTGGTAAATGCGGGGCGTAATTTGGCGTAA